One part of the Anaerofustis stercorihominis DSM 17244 genome encodes these proteins:
- a CDS encoding alpha/beta hydrolase, with protein MHINEQSKIEINGKPQYISIRAQKDNLPLLLYLHGGPGDSALPLVLKYNRELEEHFTVVVWEQRGAGKSYYDFKNDEITIDMFLEDIYSLSKLLTKKFNQKKIYLLGHSWGAVLGLKFTEKHPEMVIKYIGCGQVVNMKKSCQAAYDFALDHANEKEAERLKKINCSYNDNGWLKDLLYVTKQVVKNKGSLYGKRNYNSLITPFIFSKYYSIMDLYNRQKGSLQSIEYLWQELMDINFENQRSFKILVIFIEGRYDNHVSSALAKKYFDTIESEKEFYWFERSCHFPQWSENDKFNDLIIKLLD; from the coding sequence TTTCAATAAGAGCTCAAAAGGATAATTTGCCGTTACTGCTTTATCTTCACGGAGGACCCGGAGACAGTGCGCTTCCATTAGTCCTTAAATATAACAGAGAACTGGAAGAACATTTTACTGTTGTTGTTTGGGAACAAAGAGGAGCAGGTAAGTCATATTATGATTTTAAAAATGATGAAATCACCATTGATATGTTTTTAGAAGATATTTATTCTTTGTCAAAATTACTTACTAAAAAATTCAATCAAAAGAAAATATATCTGTTAGGACATTCTTGGGGGGCTGTTTTAGGACTGAAGTTTACAGAAAAACATCCGGAAATGGTAATAAAATATATCGGATGCGGACAAGTTGTAAACATGAAAAAATCATGTCAAGCTGCTTACGACTTTGCACTTGATCATGCAAACGAAAAAGAAGCAGAAAGACTAAAAAAGATAAATTGTTCTTATAATGATAACGGATGGCTGAAAGATTTATTATATGTAACAAAACAAGTGGTTAAAAATAAAGGTTCTCTTTATGGAAAAAGAAATTATAATTCTCTTATAACTCCTTTTATATTTTCGAAATATTATTCTATAATGGATTTATATAATCGCCAAAAGGGGAGTTTACAGTCTATTGAATATTTGTGGCAAGAGCTTATGGATATAAATTTTGAAAATCAAAGAAGCTTTAAAATCCTGGTTATATTTATAGAAGGCAGATACGATAATCATGTATCTTCAGCATTGGCAAAAAAATATTTTGATACTATAGAGTCAGAAAAAGAATTCTATTGGTTTGAAAGATCCTGTCATTTTCCGCAATGGAGTGAAAATGACAAATTTAATGATTTGATCATTAAATTACTTGATTAA
- the cmk gene encoding (d)CMP kinase, whose amino-acid sequence MDNIINIAIDGPAGSGKSTVAKIIAKKLNITYLDTGSMYRAFTYYALNNDIKSNDKEGINDLLNSIDLVLDKENVFVNDKDVTKEIRFENIDKNVSDYAAIKEVREKMVNIQREISKGKSVIMDGRDIGSVVLPNAKFKFYLDASSEERAKRRYLQNIERGKEIPYEDILRDIELRDELDKTREVDPLVICEDAVVVDTSDMNIDDVVEFIINKVSR is encoded by the coding sequence ATGGATAACATAATAAATATTGCAATAGACGGTCCCGCAGGTTCGGGGAAAAGCACCGTTGCAAAAATAATAGCAAAGAAATTAAATATTACTTATTTGGACACCGGTTCTATGTATAGAGCCTTTACTTATTATGCTCTGAATAATGATATAAAATCAAATGACAAAGAAGGTATAAATGACCTTTTAAACAGTATAGATCTTGTTTTAGACAAAGAAAATGTTTTTGTAAATGATAAAGACGTAACAAAAGAAATAAGATTTGAAAATATAGATAAAAATGTATCCGATTATGCCGCAATAAAAGAAGTAAGAGAAAAAATGGTAAATATTCAGCGTGAAATATCAAAGGGTAAAAGCGTTATAATGGACGGAAGAGATATAGGAAGCGTAGTTCTTCCGAATGCAAAGTTCAAATTTTATCTTGACGCTTCAAGCGAAGAAAGAGCAAAAAGAAGATATCTTCAAAATATCGAAAGAGGGAAAGAAATCCCTTATGAAGATATACTAAGGGATATTGAACTCAGAGACGAACTTGACAAAACAAGAGAAGTAGACCCTCTTGTAATATGTGAAGATGCAGTAGTGGTAGATACTTCTGATATGAATATAGATGATGTAGTTGAATTTATAATTAATAAGGTTAGTAGGTAA
- a CDS encoding lysophospholipid acyltransferase family protein has product MVYKVKVTGLDNLPDNDTSYIISGNHVHIWDPVLMAVQIKGRHLHFMAKDVLFKSKFLNWFLHKVYAIPVKREDNDIVAIKTAMKVLKNKEVLGIFPEGTRNMTEDDMLEPKGGLVLLATRMKVPVVPVGIRGEYKFRKPLIINYGKPIYLDEYYGKKLSSQDCIDICKKEIYPEIIRLKEL; this is encoded by the coding sequence ATTGTATATAAAGTAAAGGTCACGGGACTCGATAATCTTCCCGATAATGATACATCTTATATCATTTCCGGAAATCACGTACATATTTGGGATCCGGTTTTAATGGCTGTACAAATAAAAGGTAGACATCTGCATTTTATGGCAAAGGATGTCTTATTTAAATCCAAGTTTTTAAACTGGTTTTTACATAAAGTATATGCTATCCCGGTTAAAAGAGAAGACAATGACATAGTAGCCATAAAAACAGCTATGAAAGTTTTAAAGAATAAAGAAGTTTTGGGTATCTTTCCCGAAGGAACAAGAAATATGACTGAAGATGATATGCTTGAACCTAAAGGCGGTCTTGTGCTTCTAGCCACAAGGATGAAAGTTCCCGTAGTTCCCGTAGGTATCAGAGGAGAATACAAATTCAGAAAACCTCTTATAATAAATTACGGGAAACCCATATATTTGGATGAATACTATGGAAAAAAATTATCTTCGCAGGACTGTATAGATATATGCAAAAAAGAAATCTATCCTGAAATCATCAGATTAAAGGAGTTATAA